Below is a window of Vanessa tameamea isolate UH-Manoa-2023 chromosome 11, ilVanTame1 primary haplotype, whole genome shotgun sequence DNA.
GTCTTCTTCtatgtaatatgttaaatatataattccattaaatatatcatgGCTCTATCTTCTCTGGTGATTTACCAAACGGATCCAAAATGACACTGTCGTTTTATCGAGTTCCTTGTTGGTAAATCTTTTTCTATTATTCTCttctaatgaattattatattcgtactACCTCGTCTTCGTTTAATTCTCATCTAAATATTTGTCTTAACCAATCTTCTCGTTTTCTGAGTACGTACCCCTCAGTACATGTGATCCAAAATCATGATACGGTCATACACCATCTACAATGAATGAATTTGAAGCAATGATCGCATGAGAAGTAATCAGAGATCCAAGCGGCATCCGTATGTCATCCtcgaacaattatttataaatagcaaaCGAATGAAATAATTTCCAATCGGTCTCGTTCGCTTCTTCGAAAAGCGACATACAAACAACAAGGGTATGACTACACGTCTGTTTAAACGTTCAAACACGCCTAGAGTAATTATCGTTTAAGGTGAAAacgtttaaatgtttttgcAACTGCGACATGTTCAGACCGAACTCATTACAATTGTCTGTAGAGGTGTCACTGTAAAAACAAATACGGTCATTTAACGTCGCGGAACAAACGCCAGGGCGACACACACATGCTAAGGCATAACAACTTGTCCTGAGGCTCGACTAGAGCTGTACTTGTGTTAAGatattgttactttatatattaattattactttaatagtgTGCGAACTACATTATGACGTAGCAAAGTCGTGGATGTACCTTTCTGGTGAGTATCTGTCTTCTTGCAATCTGTCCTTGTCGCGGTAACGGTCGGGCTCGGCTGGTCCCCGTCTAGTGAATacaaaacgattaaaatatttacttaaattaagaaaataaacaagaGTTTTAGGGCGTTACATTACCTCTCACGATAATCTCGTGCTTCGCCAAATTCTCGCCGTTTGGGAGCCCTTTCGTAACGATTGTATCtattatttccttaaaataaataaaacagtatataTGTAGTCTACATTTGAACATGACACATTAAAACATGAACTCAGATAACCTTCTATTGAACACTATCCGGTAATTCCATTCATTGTTTGAATGAGTTATTTTCACATAGTTTTATTTCGTATTGAGTTTTAGACGGGACTACATCCAATCAaacgaatatttattagtttaaggTTTTAAACCATATACTAGGCATGGGCGACATCCGAATTTCTTTAACTTTACATTGTACCATctgtgagaaagagatgaaacAATTATGATTTCGAAATCGGTTTAACATTCGCTTCATCTCTTCCTCAGGGACGGGTTATTGTAAAGTTAAAGAGAGACAGGGCGAATACTTCACGACTTTAATGTTATCGTACATTGAATGCTTTGACGTACCAACGTCAAATTAATGACAACTGATGTTCTGACGACATCCGATTTTAGATTAATTTCGATATATCGGACATGCCTACTATATATCACTAAAAAAACAATCCACTTATAGGTTGGAAAATAaaacccaattttttttttaaacacataaaaaaagatCTTCCCTCCTCCAGTTAAGTGTGTTAGGGGTGGAAACCATAATAGTATGGTTAGGTttgaacctgcgactttcacatcgacatatatattaaacatacctcTCATGTCTTCTCTAGACTCATATGGCACATCTCTTTCCCTCCTATAATGGTCTTCATCCCTCCTTTGATCTTCATATCTGGGATTccttatttattgatagaaattacgatataaaatatgttattaacttATGACTTTATGACGGTGAAAACTCagcctattttttatttaatattaaagcattaattacttattcataaaataaagccTATTATCCCTTTTGAGTAGAGGATGATCAGAGTGAGATGAACAGGCGATAGAATCATCAtgggatatatttattaaattatttataaatatatgaaataagctGGCTGCAATGGTTTTATTACCAGATAAGGTGTTCTATTCAAAATCTtcagtgtaaatataaaatgtgtaaataaaatgctgattgattgtcaaaaatctattaCCGGTTCAGAAATAATTAACCGATCCGAGCTAAAAAAGAACAGGCGAAAGAATTTTAACTTTACAAAGTATATATTAGAAACAGCCTGAAAGCGACTGTTGCAATCCCAAGGTATCACCATATGTATCATTTCCACCCATATAcatcaagtaatatttttaatttgtctacAAGTATTCGTATGTATTTCCTTGTTCAACCATGGAGAATAAGATGAGTGCTAGTTCTAAGCCAGTGATGCCGGGCTTCACTGCACCTCCTTGTAGTAAGTACGTGACCTTACCTTTTGTATTCATCATAATCCCTTTGCCGTCCACTGTATTCTTCATTGGGAACGAAAGGTGCATTTTGACGATATTTGTCCCTCTGTCTTTCGAACTTTTCATCTTGTGGTGCAAATCTGAGAAATAATCaaacaatagtaaaaataacTGCTCACAAAGAATAATACTAGAAAAAGATGTTATGTGCTTGTGTTACTAGTGCAAAATTTCTACTATAAAAGCTACATAACTGTACATGCTACGACGTTCAACTGAACTCATGCTCGACTtacaaaaacacttttgaatcgtcatcatcaatgtatattcattacaaaattgctatatttcgttttatataatagtttaaatgatTCCATTccaaagtttattaattataataaaacaaaccttTCGTTCCTGTCTCGATCATAGTTGTAACTGTCCTGGTACTCGTGGTGACGCGGTCTACTTGATTCCTGGTAGTACTTCTGAGGTTCACGTACATAATCTTCACCAGAAGCCGATCTATGATATTCTTTTCTGAAGGCAAGATATTTGAAatgatcataataaaataaaaaaaaatagaaaatcatTTACATTGTAAAACAACTTGATGAATTAGTATGTGTAAGAACAGCCTGTGTTTTCCAAATCCCTCGTTCAGAACTGACTTACACAGACAATGTTTAGGCACTGGACCAACAAATTAAAGTGTTTTCTGAGGCATGGTAGTATGATACTGCGAATTTCGTAGCTTCAGTCTgctattatgaatattttgacaAGCAAAACCTTTGTTATTGCCTGACTGACTTGATCTTTCAAGAGAAGCTAGAAGTATatctagtaattttataaacattgacaTGTTAccataaacaataatacataatCTTCTtcagacacatgtaggtttcctcactatgcaTTAACTTCACAAACaagcaaaaaattaattatatactcaaCGATGACCTGGGTTGCAGCAAATGGCACCCACGGTAGAAACATTGAAAGTAAACTAATTAtccttaatacattatgtaatgCAGAGAGACTGAATGTTATTGAGTTTGAGTGTTGACAAGTAAGAGGAAAGAGAAAGATCAATGGACTGTGTAGAAGATGGCAAGATGCACAGAAGATGTACCTAGACACAGATGAATGGAACAAGGATGCTGAATTGTCTGTAAGTAAAGGAGATTGATGCAAACGAATAGTGATGATGAAAGAAACAACaaactatttagtaaaatatataaatttaagaaatgtaatattctgtttttgaaataattcttaaatccattaaaatatcgttacaccaacattttcaaatgttgtatttaataatgtgcaataattaatgataataataattaattacatactaataatgattttattcttTCCTTATGTATATTTTCCTTACTTCACTTTGAGGTTCATAATGTAatgtctataatatataaaaaaggaaaatcatTATTGAATCAGTTTAATTGACACAGAAATGATTTATACTTACTGGTAATATGTCCGAGATGGTTGAATACCTTCTTCTGAAGATGGTCTACGTTCTTTTACGACGCTATGCAAGCGACGCTCGGACTTGTTGTCATAATCTTCATCTGATACAAAAAAAGTTTGATAAGCTATTTAGACTAATGAATTGTTCGATAAAAACTATTGTTACACGGATCTACCTCCACTGACGGAACTCTGAGATCGTTTGGAATGCTTATGTTTgtgctttttctttttcttaggAGAGATTTCACCTTCGCTAATAGAAATAGCATCGTCGGAAACATCGTCATATGATTGTGATCGACGCTTTTTCTTGTTAtgcttcttcttctttttcttgTGCTTGCGTTTCTTCACACGTTTCTGGTCATCGCTGTTACTATCTGAATCTGAAGATTCAGCACGTTTTCTTTTCTTCTTATGTCGATGTTCCGATAGTGAAGAATCATCACTATCACTGTCGGACGAACTGCTAGATTTTATACTAGCATCCGACTCCTCAGATTCCTCTGAACTATCATGGTGACGCTTTTTCGAtttcattttaagttttataaaattacaacgaTAAATGAAATAGACAAATTACAATGAAGGCAATAGTGGCAATTATTAAAAGGCATAAACATAGATCACAGATCTAAtgcctaataaatattatctacctATATTTGCAATAATGCAATTCAGTTTGTGAAAACTGAAATGTGAATTTAAGCTATTATTTCGTAGGAAGTTTATAACACAGTCAGAGTAAAGAGTTTAGAGCACACCGCACAGAGTACATAACCactacgttttattattttttgccttTATGGGTGATACTCTTTGTTCTATTTGGAATAGCCAGTGATCAAAGACATAAATTCAGAATTGCCATAATCTAAAACGTTAAAACCTTTTGATAGAAACACTTTAATTCaactatttatgaaaataaagtacCCACTTAAAACGTTTGAATACTTctttaaacattacatttattacatattattattatctcattTCGATGcatcaaaattttaatcaatattgcaacattgatttatatattatgattatattgctacacatttatgtatttaaaacttttctaGCATTTCAAGTTCTATCACGATCCCAAAACTACAATATGAGGAACTATAAAcggtttatttaacatttaaaaaatatgtatctctCTTGGCgtcgattaaaaaattaaataaatacaaattagtctttttatatatttatcctgATATCCTGTTTGTTACGttgattaatacatttaaagttaatttatataaaattcaatttcattatgTATCATATAGGctatcgaaaaaaataatactttgattttgtactgtgttaataaaaaacttgaatcaaagatataaaagaaaaaaaaaacacaagtttTGGCAACACTGAACTGACGTTTAAATGACATTTACACTATTAGTTACATATCAGTTGTACAGCTGAACATCTGTAAAACTTTTAAAGtggcaattttatattatacgaaaaGAATACCATAATTAGTAtcaattaagtttataaaatcaaacttaccctttattcaaatcaaattactttatatgCAATCATCTAATTAAGGAAGACGAGAAATTATTTCCTCGTCAgaggatttattaataatctataaataaacataatttttagttGATTAATAAGCTGCACGACTATGGCTACACGAAAGAGAAGTGGCTCTGGTTCTAAAagacatttaaaagaaaaagtcgTACAGATATACGAATCATTCTTTAGAGGCGAAGACTTGACAAGTGATAACCCAACATTTTGGGATGAGTTTTTTCTGTTAAAACCTAAAATTCCTCAGCTTGAAGCTGAAATACATAAGCTGTCCGCTGAACAACTAACCAATTTAAAAGACAATATCAATTTATTGGTTCTACAATGCATAGAAATGTTGGGACAAGAACATCACATAAGGTTTCCTCGAatagtaaaacaatattatttatatataataccgaTACAAGAGTGATATGCATGAGTGGTACTTATTTTACAGGTTGGTGTATGCACTGCAGACGTTCAGTGCAATATTGACTACCATGTATCAAAGAGCGGGGCAAGATGCTACTCTGAATATCAAGACTATTTTATTAGGAACAGATACTGCAAATGCAAAAATGCAGAAACTATTAGAACACTGCAGTACAGTGTTATcaggtatatttataattatattatcaatgtgAAAGTAAGTTTGTGtgtttgttgctcttttatGGCCAAATCATTTGTAGGAATTGCATTCAacattattgttcatacatccgtcgacgtccagagacgcgcttcgactaaattaaaaaccaaattcgggagctatttatactacgcgaaaatcggcaagcgcatacggcgcttacccagcgcgctctatcggattttcgtgtcaacacacgaaatgaacatacgaaattgcggcgtcgtcattggtcgaaaaatctaacatttaattcgtagtttaatttccaaaatattttcaattgtaatgtataacttttaattggctgaatcataatttttatcattgtaaattgtgtaacttTCTATTGGTAGAAAAGTAAGCGTTTTCTTTGGACGAAAGAATTTATGAATATGCATTGTAActatttcattggataattttattcctagtttttgtatatatatcaacacatttttgaaataaaatcattccgatcCGACCAGCAAGAAAGTGTTCTTTTACTCAAGAAATATCTACGAATAGTAACAACAAGTAAGCTAGGGACCAGTACCCCTACA
It encodes the following:
- the LOC113400916 gene encoding smad nuclear-interacting protein 1 codes for the protein MKSKKRHHDSSEESEESDASIKSSSSSDSDSDDSSLSEHRHKKKRKRAESSDSDSNSDDQKRVKKRKHKKKKKKHNKKKRRSQSYDDVSDDAISISEGEISPKKKKKHKHKHSKRSQSSVSGDEDYDNKSERRLHSVVKERRPSSEEGIQPSRTYYQKEYHRSASGEDYVREPQKYYQESSRPRHHEYQDSYNYDRDRNERFAPQDEKFERQRDKYRQNAPFVPNEEYSGRQRDYDEYKRNPRYEDQRRDEDHYRRERDVPYESREDMRGNNRYNRYERAPKRREFGEARDYRERRGPAEPDRYRDKDRLQEDRYSPERSRDVRRERPGRSDKPPVPVRGDHSTSKSPEDRYRDTRRRERTAEREEKAERGKRAERSEGGEREERPRERSRDERRDRPAHRKSRFENASDNKEYTWGKTEVKNENDKNPGDKEKPNFGLSGKLTADANTVNGVVIKYTEPDDAKQPKRRWRFYPFKGDKALPILYIHRQSCFVIGRDKKVVDIALEHPSISKQHAALQYRATPFARADGSQARRVRPYLVDLDSANGTFVNNKKVEPRRYVELLERDVVKFGFSQREYVLLHENSKDDAQDDDQEPNLALATTDQIKQEKRAQEVAAADGE